From the genome of Candidatus Promineifilum breve, one region includes:
- a CDS encoding choice-of-anchor Q domain-containing protein produces MNPTTNRNMRFLPALALLALALILAAGLSPTARAADFTAANEAELAAAITAANAAGAGDHTIALTANISLTAPLPALHNPTATGITLDGAGHTLDAAGVGTALAVNSATTAAIANLTITGGAGSSGPNANSGGGIFNRGRLTVTDSTITGNSGGRGAGIFNYPIESGTAELTLLRVTLTDNTSSDTGGGLATVANGGTATVAIVDSRISGNSAANYGGGIAGSGLVGVSAITVENSTLSDNSALFGGAIFNNGNGGQASLELTGVTLSANDAGHSGGALYNNGNDSAATAELVNSTLSGNSAGINGGGIVNLPNGGTAALTLHFVTLAGNSAKKGGALFNNAGATVNLSATLLVAGEQGNACDFSGGASLNSGGYNLDSDGSCGLTGTGDVAGGTAALAALALNAPGDTATHALGADSDAQRRIPSGAAGCGGPITTDQRGAPRPLPGALCDIGAYESDAADDGDTPTPTPTITATPSGTPPTPTMTPSVTPTGTPPTPTATFTATPPGECAPPYTAADEAQLNAAIACANAAGAGSHTITLTGDVTLSDATTPLNNPAAAELLLDGDGHQIDGDRHGTVLTIAPGTTARVRDVTITGGLGTRGDSGDWGGGIYNNGALTVENSTLAGNLAARGGGIVNHGDGAAATLTIVRATLSGNAATMSAGGILNVAEGGGSASLNVVNTTLSGNFASAGGGGLYIEANGGNAGANLVYATLALNTATSGGGGIHTATTGGNASVTLAATIIINGQGAGPDCARPSGVIISTGYNVAGDGSCFLTQGSDQPAADAKLQPLTLNAPGSTATHALGPGSAALNRVHFGAAGCGSAITTDQRGAARPAPAGGLCDVGAFEAQSGVGPSDFALFLPVTLDQ; encoded by the coding sequence ATGAATCCAACGACGAACCGCAATATGCGCTTTCTGCCGGCCCTGGCTCTGCTGGCGCTGGCGCTCATCCTGGCCGCCGGGCTGTCGCCCACGGCGCGGGCGGCCGATTTCACCGCCGCCAACGAGGCCGAACTGGCCGCGGCCATCACCGCCGCCAACGCCGCCGGCGCGGGCGACCACACCATCGCCCTGACGGCCAACATCAGCCTGACCGCCCCCCTGCCCGCCCTCCATAACCCCACGGCCACGGGCATCACCCTCGACGGCGCGGGCCACACCCTCGACGCCGCCGGCGTGGGCACGGCCCTGGCCGTCAACTCGGCCACCACGGCCGCCATCGCCAACCTGACCATCACCGGCGGCGCGGGCAGCAGCGGCCCCAATGCCAACTCCGGCGGCGGCATCTTCAACCGCGGCCGGCTGACCGTCACCGATTCGACCATCACCGGCAACAGCGGCGGGCGTGGCGCGGGCATTTTCAACTACCCCATCGAATCGGGCACGGCCGAGCTGACCCTGTTGCGCGTCACCCTGACCGACAATACCTCGTCCGACACCGGCGGCGGCCTGGCAACTGTCGCCAATGGCGGCACGGCCACGGTCGCCATCGTCGATTCGCGCATCAGCGGCAACAGCGCCGCCAACTACGGCGGCGGCATCGCCGGCAGCGGCCTGGTCGGCGTGTCGGCCATTACCGTTGAGAACAGCACCCTCAGCGACAATAGCGCCCTGTTCGGCGGGGCCATCTTCAACAACGGCAACGGCGGTCAGGCCTCGCTGGAACTGACCGGCGTCACCCTGTCGGCCAACGACGCCGGCCACAGCGGCGGCGCGCTCTATAACAACGGCAACGACAGCGCGGCCACGGCCGAACTCGTCAACAGCACCCTGTCCGGCAACAGCGCCGGCATCAACGGCGGCGGTATCGTCAACCTGCCCAACGGCGGCACGGCCGCCCTGACGCTCCACTTCGTCACCCTGGCCGGCAACAGCGCCAAGAAGGGCGGCGCGCTCTTCAACAACGCCGGGGCCACGGTCAACCTCTCGGCCACGCTGCTGGTGGCCGGCGAACAGGGCAACGCCTGCGACTTCAGCGGCGGGGCGAGCCTGAACTCCGGCGGCTACAACCTGGACAGCGACGGCTCCTGCGGGCTGACCGGCACGGGCGATGTGGCCGGCGGCACGGCGGCGCTGGCGGCGCTGGCCCTCAACGCGCCGGGCGACACGGCCACCCACGCCCTCGGCGCGGACAGCGACGCCCAGCGCCGCATCCCCAGCGGCGCGGCCGGCTGCGGCGGCCCCATCACCACCGACCAGCGCGGCGCGCCCCGCCCCTTGCCCGGCGCGCTGTGCGACATCGGCGCCTACGAGAGCGACGCCGCCGACGACGGCGACACGCCTACGCCCACGCCCACGATTACCGCCACGCCCAGCGGCACGCCGCCCACCCCCACGATGACGCCCTCCGTCACACCCACGGGCACGCCGCCCACCCCGACGGCCACGTTCACCGCCACCCCGCCCGGCGAATGCGCCCCGCCCTACACCGCCGCCGACGAGGCCCAATTGAACGCGGCCATCGCCTGCGCCAATGCCGCCGGCGCGGGCAGCCACACCATCACCCTGACCGGCGACGTGACGCTGAGCGACGCCACCACGCCGCTCAATAACCCCGCCGCCGCCGAACTGCTGCTCGACGGCGACGGCCACCAGATCGACGGCGACCGCCACGGCACGGTGCTGACCATCGCCCCCGGCACCACCGCCCGCGTGCGCGACGTCACCATCACCGGCGGCCTGGGCACGCGCGGCGACAGCGGCGATTGGGGCGGCGGCATCTATAACAACGGCGCGCTGACCGTGGAGAACAGCACGCTGGCCGGCAATCTGGCCGCGCGCGGCGGGGGCATCGTCAACCACGGCGACGGCGCGGCGGCCACGCTGACCATCGTCCGCGCCACCCTGTCGGGCAACGCGGCCACGATGTCGGCCGGCGGCATCCTGAATGTGGCCGAGGGCGGCGGCAGCGCCTCGCTCAACGTCGTCAACACCACCCTGTCGGGCAATTTCGCCTCGGCCGGCGGCGGCGGGCTGTATATCGAGGCCAACGGCGGCAACGCGGGGGCCAATCTGGTCTACGCCACGCTGGCGCTGAACACGGCCACCAGCGGCGGCGGCGGCATCCACACGGCCACGACCGGCGGCAATGCGTCGGTCACGCTGGCGGCGACGATCATCATCAACGGCCAGGGGGCCGGGCCGGACTGCGCCCGCCCCAGCGGGGTGATCATCTCCACCGGCTACAATGTGGCCGGCGACGGCTCATGCTTTCTGACCCAGGGCAGCGACCAGCCGGCGGCCGACGCCAAATTGCAGCCGCTGACCCTCAACGCCCCCGGCAGTACGGCCACCCATGCCCTGGGGCCGGGCAGTGCCGCCCTCAATCGCGTCCATTTCGGCGCGGCCGGCTGCGGCTCGGCCATCACCACCGACCAGCGCGGCGCGGCCCGCCCCGCCCCGGCCGGCGGCCTGTGTGACGTGGGCGCCTTCGAAGCCCAAAGCGGCGTAGGCCCCAGCGATTTTGCGCTGTTCTTGCCCGTTACGCTGGATCAGTAG
- a CDS encoding helix-turn-helix transcriptional regulator, which yields MSALRRLLLDYGLLPQQFLRLDAELFALLEKVAAAQQRSVHDVAVDALYTAVYAAYAQVGNDRRWQELTPRQQQVAALVCLGYTNEAIARQLVISVNTVRSHVRHVLDKYAVASKAELRIILSAWDFESWYDRVE from the coding sequence ATGTCCGCGCTACGCCGGCTTTTGCTCGATTACGGCCTGTTGCCGCAGCAGTTTCTCCGCCTCGACGCCGAGTTGTTCGCGCTATTGGAAAAAGTGGCCGCGGCCCAGCAGCGCAGCGTCCACGACGTGGCCGTGGACGCCCTCTACACCGCCGTCTATGCCGCCTATGCCCAGGTGGGCAACGACCGGCGCTGGCAAGAATTGACCCCTCGCCAGCAACAGGTGGCCGCCCTGGTCTGCCTGGGCTACACCAACGAGGCTATCGCCCGCCAACTGGTCATCTCCGTCAACACCGTGCGCTCCCACGTGCGCCACGTGCTGGACAAGTACGCCGTCGCCAGCAAGGCCGAGTTGCGCATTATCCTGTCCGCCTGGGATTTCGAGAGTTGGTACGACCGGGTGGAGTGA
- a CDS encoding DNA polymerase domain-containing protein: protein MTEHDGWLLDLYPDADGLTLWLLGDDGARRRLHHAFPVTFYAAGPFPRLRALWLWLRDRPDAPRLRRERRRDLFAGELDVLAMVTPGPAAQARLLDRLLGRFPDLDYYDADVPAPLRYAAVHGVFPLARCRVLADAAGRVSAITPLDEPWTPDPDPPPLRVLSMAPDVDPALRSPTCLIVANGRGRLELPVDPPEALMAAVHATLRRHDPDLLLTRYGDTWLFPLLLDTQRRSGAAYFNPNRDPDRRPLCRRARSYFTYGQVVHRGRQVHLFGRWHIDAANAMMYGEYGLPGVLEQARVTALPVQEIARKSPGAGITAMQMLTALRWGVLVPHQKQQTERFKTAAELIQADRGGLVYQPLIGLHDNVAEIDFTSMYPSIMVRFNISPETVGITNYELGIRNYELGMTSDGEPSPSLSRGERDALPCPPAPLPPCAPGLVPATLRPLLARRIALKEELAAMDPRDCRYRALKARAAALKWLLVVCFGYLGYKNARFGRIEGHEAVTAYGREMLLRAKEAAEDMGYTVLHMYVDGLWIRHPTDTAGGLAAVMAEITRRTDLPIALEGIYRWVAFLPSRMDERVPVANRYFGVFRDGSFKVRGIEARRHDTPPFIAAAQLRLLETLAAADGPPADQLPAAVALLRDWLADLRAGRVAPAELLVSHRLSRALGDYRGRPPGARAAAQLVAAGKPQPPGRRVRFLYTLGEPGVYAWGSPAPLEPATIDAGRYADLLLRAAANLLQPFIGEAALRRWVAGEAQQLPLSYKL from the coding sequence ATGACCGAACACGACGGCTGGCTCCTCGATCTCTACCCCGACGCCGACGGCCTGACCCTCTGGCTGCTGGGCGACGACGGCGCGCGCCGCCGGTTGCACCACGCCTTCCCGGTCACCTTTTACGCCGCCGGGCCGTTTCCGCGGCTGCGCGCCCTGTGGCTGTGGCTGCGCGACCGGCCGGACGCCCCCCGGCTGCGGCGCGAGCGGCGGCGCGACCTCTTCGCCGGAGAGCTGGACGTGCTGGCGATGGTGACGCCCGGCCCGGCGGCCCAGGCCCGGCTGCTCGACCGCCTGCTGGGCCGCTTCCCCGACCTGGACTACTACGACGCCGACGTACCCGCGCCGCTGCGCTATGCCGCCGTGCATGGCGTCTTTCCGCTGGCCCGCTGCCGGGTGCTGGCCGATGCCGCCGGCCGGGTCAGCGCCATCACCCCCCTCGATGAGCCGTGGACGCCCGACCCCGACCCGCCGCCGCTGCGCGTGCTGTCGATGGCCCCCGACGTGGATCCGGCGCTGCGGTCGCCCACCTGCCTCATCGTCGCCAACGGCCGCGGCCGGCTGGAGCTGCCCGTCGATCCGCCCGAGGCGCTCATGGCGGCCGTCCACGCCACACTGCGCCGCCACGACCCCGACCTGCTGCTGACCCGCTACGGCGATACGTGGCTTTTCCCGCTGCTGCTCGACACGCAACGACGCAGCGGCGCGGCCTACTTCAACCCCAACCGCGACCCCGACCGCCGGCCGCTGTGTCGCCGGGCGCGCAGCTATTTCACCTATGGCCAGGTCGTCCATCGCGGGCGGCAGGTGCATCTGTTCGGCCGCTGGCACATCGACGCCGCCAACGCCATGATGTATGGCGAGTACGGCCTGCCCGGCGTGCTGGAGCAGGCCCGCGTCACCGCCCTGCCGGTGCAGGAGATCGCCCGCAAGTCGCCCGGCGCGGGCATCACCGCCATGCAGATGCTGACGGCGCTGCGGTGGGGCGTGCTGGTGCCCCATCAGAAGCAGCAGACGGAGCGCTTCAAGACGGCCGCCGAACTCATTCAGGCCGACCGCGGCGGTCTGGTCTATCAGCCGCTCATCGGCCTGCACGACAACGTGGCCGAGATCGACTTCACGTCGATGTATCCGTCGATTATGGTGCGGTTTAATATTTCGCCGGAAACGGTGGGAATTACGAATTACGAATTAGGAATTAGGAATTATGAATTGGGAATGACGAGTGACGGGGAACCCTCTCCTAGCCTCTCCCGGGGGGAGAGGGACGCGCTCCCCTGCCCCCCTGCTCCCCTGCCCCCCTGCGCCCCCGGCCTAGTGCCCGCCACATTGCGCCCGCTTCTGGCCCGGCGCATTGCTTTGAAGGAGGAACTGGCGGCGATGGATCCGCGCGATTGCCGTTACCGGGCGCTGAAGGCGCGCGCGGCGGCGCTCAAGTGGCTGCTGGTGGTCTGCTTCGGCTATCTGGGCTACAAGAACGCCCGCTTCGGCCGCATCGAGGGGCACGAGGCGGTCACCGCCTATGGCCGCGAGATGTTGCTGCGGGCCAAGGAAGCGGCCGAAGACATGGGCTACACCGTGCTGCATATGTACGTCGATGGCCTATGGATTCGCCACCCGACGGACACGGCCGGCGGTCTGGCGGCGGTCATGGCCGAGATCACCCGCCGCACCGACCTGCCCATCGCCCTGGAGGGCATCTACCGCTGGGTGGCCTTCCTGCCGTCGCGCATGGATGAGCGCGTGCCCGTCGCCAACCGCTATTTCGGCGTCTTTCGCGATGGCTCATTCAAGGTGCGCGGCATCGAGGCCCGCCGCCACGACACGCCGCCGTTCATCGCCGCCGCCCAACTGCGGCTGCTGGAGACGCTGGCCGCGGCCGACGGCCCACCGGCCGACCAATTGCCGGCGGCCGTGGCCCTGCTGCGTGACTGGCTGGCCGACCTGCGCGCCGGGCGGGTGGCCCCGGCCGAATTGCTGGTGAGCCACCGGCTGAGCCGCGCGCTGGGCGACTATCGCGGCCGGCCGCCGGGGGCGCGGGCCGCCGCCCAACTGGTCGCGGCCGGCAAGCCGCAACCGCCCGGCCGTCGTGTGCGCTTCCTCTATACGCTGGGCGAGCCGGGGGTCTACGCCTGGGGGTCGCCCGCGCCGCTGGAGCCGGCCACCATCGACGCCGGCCGCTATGCCGACCTGCTGCTGCGGGCCGCGGCCAATCTGTTGCAGCCGTTCATCGGCGAGGCCGCGCTGCGCCGCTGGGTGGCCGGCGAAGCGCAACAATTGCCCCTGTCCTACAAATTGTAG
- a CDS encoding DUF433 domain-containing protein yields MKLPEAPELVREIVGEHPYDYYPLGQFVVIAPGVCGGRPTFKYTRLEVSAVLSLLSEGRSIDEVAAAYAMSNLRQEAIREALRLADEALTHPRLND; encoded by the coding sequence ATGAAACTACCGGAAGCGCCTGAACTCGTTCGCGAAATCGTTGGGGAGCACCCTTACGACTATTACCCGTTGGGGCAGTTCGTCGTCATCGCGCCGGGGGTGTGTGGCGGGCGGCCGACGTTTAAGTATACGCGGCTGGAAGTCAGCGCCGTGCTGTCGCTATTGAGCGAGGGGCGGAGCATCGACGAGGTGGCAGCGGCGTACGCAATGAGTAATCTGCGGCAGGAGGCGATTCGCGAGGCGTTGCGGTTGGCGGATGAGGCGTTGACTCATCCTAGGCTGAACGATTGA
- a CDS encoding DUF5615 family PIN-like protein — protein sequence MAAFYANENFPRPSVETLRSLGHDVLTIQETGRAGAAVPDEEVLAFAAAEGRILLTLNRKHFIRLHERGSSHAGIVVCTFDADFTALARRIHESVSAQTDCGGLLLRVNRSA from the coding sequence ATGGCCGCCTTCTACGCCAACGAGAATTTTCCTCGGCCGTCAGTCGAAACGCTTCGCAGCCTCGGGCACGATGTATTGACGATTCAGGAAACCGGCCGCGCCGGAGCAGCCGTGCCCGATGAGGAAGTCCTAGCCTTTGCCGCGGCCGAGGGTCGCATCCTTCTCACGCTCAACCGCAAACACTTTATCCGCCTACACGAGCGCGGCTCGTCCCATGCGGGAATAGTAGTCTGTACATTCGACGCGGATTTTACGGCGCTGGCCCGGCGAATCCACGAATCAGTATCGGCCCAAACAGATTGCGGCGGCTTACTCCTACGCGTCAATCGTTCAGCCTAG
- a CDS encoding DUF433 domain-containing protein, whose translation MDILQESERLLAKMNRAEKAQLLQWVVRDLGDAFPGIDSTPDVLGGEPRIVRTRIPVWLLVRARQLGTSEAQLLSAYPGLRAEDLTNAWAYYRAFKGEIDTQIEENELT comes from the coding sequence ATGGACATCTTACAGGAAAGCGAACGGCTGCTGGCGAAAATGAATCGCGCCGAGAAGGCGCAACTGTTGCAATGGGTGGTACGCGATCTGGGCGACGCCTTTCCCGGCATCGACAGCACGCCCGATGTGCTGGGCGGCGAGCCGCGCATCGTGCGTACGCGCATCCCCGTGTGGCTGCTCGTTCGCGCCCGCCAATTGGGAACCAGCGAGGCCCAACTGTTGAGCGCCTATCCGGGGCTGCGGGCCGAGGACCTGACCAACGCCTGGGCTTACTACCGTGCCTTCAAGGGTGAAATAGACACACAGATTGAGGAGAACGAGTTAACTTAG
- a CDS encoding fibronectin type III domain-containing protein, with translation MKKKCYLLVLMLAALGITLLGGGLARGQGSSFLIEGADQTRYESLTQSFTLNGLLDALGPHFVVDTADSLRHAPLTYPAELQPFLDALPRHFVLDTADANRFNALQFPLALIGDTTPPQEVGTPTIIPTGTTSVKITWQTNEFSRGTIAYGPQPGQYTGTVSEPLYARNHELVLSGLAAEGTYYYRISHTDPSGNQAQGAEHSFSVGAVASPVFIPMIIDR, from the coding sequence ATGAAAAAAAAGTGTTACCTTCTCGTGCTCATGCTGGCGGCGCTGGGCATTACCCTGCTGGGCGGCGGGTTGGCGCGAGGGCAGGGATCAAGCTTTTTGATTGAAGGGGCGGACCAGACGCGCTACGAGTCCCTGACGCAGTCGTTCACCCTGAACGGCCTGCTCGACGCCCTCGGCCCGCACTTTGTGGTGGACACGGCCGACAGCCTGCGCCACGCGCCGCTCACCTATCCGGCCGAGTTGCAGCCGTTCCTCGATGCCCTACCCCGCCATTTCGTGCTGGACACGGCCGACGCCAACCGCTTCAACGCCCTGCAATTTCCATTGGCGCTCATCGGCGACACCACCCCGCCGCAGGAAGTAGGCACGCCAACCATCATCCCCACCGGGACCACCAGTGTCAAGATCACCTGGCAGACCAACGAGTTCAGCCGGGGAACCATCGCCTATGGCCCACAGCCGGGGCAATACACCGGCACGGTCTCTGAGCCACTCTACGCCCGGAATCACGAGCTTGTCCTCTCCGGCCTGGCCGCCGAAGGGACGTACTACTATCGCATCAGCCACACCGACCCTAGCGGCAACCAGGCTCAGGGGGCGGAACACAGTTTTAGCGTGGGGGCGGTGGCGTCGCCGGTTTTTATACCGATGATTATTGATCGGTAA
- a CDS encoding pre-peptidase C-terminal domain-containing protein yields the protein MTLSSRKAVVQVTLILVILLTLGAGVAVAQSAPVPTPAADASPTEAAPPAGTPMVQPPFPGAPLTPATDRDDGRTITNGKTLKGRINPINDYDWYYFYATSGQAVTLQVFRKGTSLDPQLILHAPDGSMLTSDDNSGGNLNPLISNFPMDVSGRYGIGVVSYNQQTSGNYSLRMDMAGADKDDNRLMTSGKNYSGKILPTSDTDGYFFEGIEGQRASIQMNRNGGTLDSYLYLYGPDGWQLASDDDSGEGVNALIADFTLPEAGLYHVIAKSFGGNSGGGYKLRVDLTAPNLALNKPSTAWDSDEPWYLPEYGNDGDLGTRWAGYYGTNWWWVDLGSPMTFNQVKINWEAAYATEYFVGWSDAPECLGTYTGFNYSANAIGYKVHNLGLRTARCVAIRMDTALYWATNYSFWEFEVYHLANNAAPLDSLPANVVLVDTVPAADFGDEALVEVELGNPTD from the coding sequence ATGACACTCTCGTCTCGCAAAGCAGTGGTACAGGTGACTTTGATTCTGGTCATTCTCTTGACTCTCGGCGCCGGGGTAGCCGTGGCCCAATCGGCGCCCGTGCCCACGCCGGCCGCCGATGCTTCGCCCACGGAAGCCGCCCCTCCGGCCGGCACCCCCATGGTCCAGCCGCCGTTTCCGGGCGCGCCCCTGACCCCGGCCACGGACCGGGACGACGGCCGGACGATCACCAACGGCAAAACGCTGAAGGGCCGGATTAACCCCATCAACGACTATGATTGGTACTATTTCTATGCCACCAGCGGCCAGGCGGTGACGCTCCAGGTATTCCGCAAGGGCACCTCACTGGATCCGCAGCTAATATTGCACGCGCCCGACGGCTCAATGCTGACCTCCGACGATAATAGCGGCGGCAATCTGAACCCGCTCATCAGCAATTTCCCCATGGACGTATCGGGGCGCTACGGGATCGGCGTGGTCAGCTATAACCAGCAGACGTCGGGCAATTACAGCCTGCGGATGGATATGGCCGGGGCCGATAAGGATGATAACCGGCTGATGACGTCGGGCAAGAACTATAGCGGCAAGATTTTGCCCACTAGCGACACCGACGGCTACTTCTTTGAAGGGATCGAGGGCCAGCGGGCATCGATCCAGATGAACAGGAACGGGGGCACGCTCGACAGCTACCTGTATCTGTACGGGCCGGACGGCTGGCAACTGGCCTCCGACGACGATAGCGGCGAAGGCGTCAACGCACTCATCGCCGATTTCACCCTGCCGGAGGCCGGGCTATACCACGTCATTGCCAAGAGTTTCGGCGGCAATTCGGGCGGCGGCTATAAGCTGCGCGTCGACTTGACCGCGCCCAATTTGGCGCTGAATAAGCCGAGTACGGCCTGGGACTCTGACGAACCGTGGTATCTGCCGGAATACGGCAACGACGGCGACCTGGGCACGCGCTGGGCCGGCTACTACGGCACCAACTGGTGGTGGGTCGATCTGGGCAGCCCCATGACGTTCAACCAGGTGAAGATCAACTGGGAAGCGGCCTATGCCACCGAATACTTCGTCGGCTGGTCGGACGCGCCGGAGTGCCTGGGCACGTATACCGGGTTCAACTACTCGGCCAACGCCATCGGCTACAAGGTGCACAACCTGGGTCTGCGCACGGCGCGCTGTGTCGCCATTCGGATGGACACGGCCCTGTATTGGGCCACCAACTACTCGTTCTGGGAGTTTGAGGTCTATCATCTGGCCAACAACGCGGCCCCGTTGGACTCTCTGCCGGCCAACGTGGTCCTGGTCGATACCGTGCCCGCGGCCGATTTCGGCGACGAAGCCCTGGTCGAGGTGGAGTTGGGGAACCCGACCGACTAA
- a CDS encoding ATP-binding protein, which translates to MTRGTFAELFSDALDRRGLSPGEAAAELARLGLKVHRGTLTRWRNGETEPSVAKLAVLRALPDAIGLSSAEKAEFQRAAGAALGFPIAPERRRAAEPTAIPQRIHFGADDLPPFAGRAAELADLQRLVLARRSVLLTGLGGVGKTRLARELLRACAGHFTHGCDFLALTAGQTATQTLRHVAHLLGADLPPDSFDPSGRLIPGRLRDRLPGIDLLFLVDNVATAEQVSGLVHELPAVTWVFTARQISLKRDGVQPVHLGLPSAAGAAAMFQAHAMALGDHAAPGGDHADLLGDHAAPGGDHAAHGGDHAAPLTDAAHIAAIVERLGRLPIALRLASAPLANGMIATVGELAAWLERGGLLRRGSPAVNLRPLFDQLLGSVPAEAQALFETCGVFATRTINLAGLSTVGKAAGLRPSAEAREWLADFSLIDTPTVDTIELHPLLHDYARLRLEAGPRRAAVAESYRAYYHRLCVAVSESGEGHVRDYLRVQPEEMNVRAVAAAFQAAGDWPRLKGMWPAISGYLWNTGNHADFEAFDRICLTAAEATGDENWAAIILSELGFVVMERGDWPAADELFGRSQALFDADPERLIEQARLRRYRATLALRRGETEEALRRLNGCAARLARLTNPPETRLEDALVLLHSARMSAHHCRGELALAAAAGAEADRLYHGLRAGARGHRLSEYRLELGDVGYRLGDLATARRAWEAMVDEQAGLPQRAEHAEAELRLAWLAAEQGHAPLALTKALAARRTFLALGKRDRYDLAGALIAGLETAAPRPPLADMMAGCAYPAY; encoded by the coding sequence GTGACCAGAGGAACCTTTGCCGAACTGTTCAGCGATGCCCTCGACCGGCGCGGCCTGTCGCCGGGCGAAGCGGCGGCCGAACTGGCCCGCCTGGGCCTGAAGGTTCATCGGGGCACGCTGACCCGCTGGCGCAATGGCGAGACGGAGCCGAGCGTGGCCAAGCTGGCCGTGTTGCGCGCCCTGCCCGATGCCATCGGCCTGTCGTCGGCCGAAAAAGCCGAATTCCAGCGGGCGGCCGGCGCGGCGTTGGGCTTTCCCATCGCCCCCGAACGGCGGCGGGCGGCCGAACCGACCGCCATCCCCCAACGCATCCACTTCGGGGCCGACGACCTGCCGCCCTTCGCCGGGCGCGCCGCCGAACTGGCCGACTTGCAGCGGCTGGTCCTGGCCCGCCGCTCGGTGCTGCTCACCGGCCTGGGCGGCGTGGGCAAGACACGGCTGGCGCGGGAGCTATTGCGGGCCTGCGCCGGCCATTTCACCCACGGCTGCGACTTCCTGGCCCTGACCGCCGGGCAGACGGCGACCCAGACGCTGCGCCACGTGGCCCATCTGCTGGGGGCCGACCTGCCGCCCGACAGTTTCGACCCCAGCGGCCGCCTCATCCCCGGCCGGCTGCGCGACCGGCTGCCGGGCATCGACCTGCTGTTCCTGGTCGATAACGTGGCGACGGCCGAGCAGGTGAGTGGCCTGGTGCACGAGTTGCCGGCCGTCACCTGGGTTTTCACCGCGCGGCAGATCAGCCTGAAGCGCGATGGGGTTCAGCCGGTTCATCTGGGCTTGCCCTCGGCGGCGGGGGCGGCGGCCATGTTCCAGGCCCACGCGATGGCTCTCGGCGACCACGCCGCGCCTGGCGGCGACCACGCCGATCTCCTCGGCGACCACGCCGCGCCCGGTGGCGACCACGCCGCGCATGGCGGCGACCACGCCGCGCCCCTCACCGACGCGGCCCACATCGCCGCCATCGTCGAGCGGCTCGGCCGCCTGCCCATTGCCCTGCGTCTGGCCTCGGCTCCGTTAGCCAACGGCATGATCGCCACGGTGGGGGAGTTGGCGGCCTGGCTGGAGCGGGGCGGCCTGCTGCGGCGCGGTTCGCCGGCGGTCAACCTGCGCCCGCTGTTCGACCAGTTGCTGGGCAGTGTGCCGGCCGAGGCCCAGGCGTTGTTCGAGACCTGCGGGGTCTTCGCCACGCGGACGATCAACCTGGCCGGCCTGAGCACCGTGGGCAAGGCGGCCGGGCTGCGGCCGTCGGCCGAGGCGCGCGAATGGCTGGCCGATTTCTCGCTGATCGACACGCCAACGGTGGACACCATCGAATTGCACCCGCTGCTCCACGACTACGCCCGCCTGCGCCTGGAAGCCGGGCCGCGCCGCGCCGCCGTGGCCGAGTCCTACCGGGCGTATTACCACCGCCTCTGTGTCGCCGTCAGCGAGTCGGGCGAGGGGCATGTGCGGGATTACTTGCGCGTGCAGCCGGAGGAGATGAATGTGCGCGCCGTGGCCGCCGCCTTCCAGGCCGCCGGCGACTGGCCGCGGCTGAAGGGCATGTGGCCGGCCATCAGCGGCTATTTGTGGAACACGGGCAACCACGCCGATTTCGAAGCGTTCGACCGGATTTGCCTGACGGCGGCCGAGGCCACGGGCGACGAGAATTGGGCGGCGATCATCCTGTCCGAACTGGGCTTCGTGGTCATGGAGCGCGGCGATTGGCCGGCGGCCGATGAACTATTCGGCCGCTCGCAGGCCCTCTTCGACGCCGACCCCGAACGGCTGATCGAGCAGGCCAGGCTGCGGCGCTATCGGGCCACGCTGGCCCTGCGCCGGGGCGAGACGGAGGAGGCGTTGCGCCGGCTGAACGGCTGCGCGGCGCGCCTGGCCCGCCTGACCAATCCGCCCGAGACGCGCCTGGAGGATGCTCTGGTGCTGCTGCATAGCGCCCGGATGAGCGCCCATCATTGCCGGGGCGAATTGGCCCTGGCCGCCGCCGCCGGGGCCGAGGCCGACCGCCTGTATCATGGGTTGCGCGCCGGCGCGCGCGGCCACCGTCTGAGCGAGTACCGGCTGGAACTGGGCGACGTGGGCTATCGGCTGGGCGATTTGGCGACGGCGCGGCGGGCCTGGGAGGCGATGGTGGACGAGCAGGCGGGCCTGCCCCAGCGGGCCGAACACGCCGAAGCGGAGCTGCGGCTGGCCTGGCTGGCGGCCGAGCAGGGCCACGCGCCCCTGGCCCTGACCAAAGCCTTGGCCGCCCGCCGCACGTTCCTCGCCTTGGGCAAGCGCGACCGCTACGACCTGGCCGGGGCGCTCATCGCCGGCCTGGAGACAGCCGCCCCCCGGCCGCCGCTGGCCGACATGATGGCCGGGTGTGCTTATCCGGCGTATTGA